One Cryptosporangium aurantiacum DNA window includes the following coding sequences:
- a CDS encoding sugar ABC transporter ATP-binding protein, producing MTAVLSASEITKVFGGTHALKGVDFEAHPGRVTALFGENGAGKSTLMKILAGIESPTTGHIAVDGEPVVFGSARQAADTGIVIIHQELSLCANLSIEDNLFLGRERVTAAGAVDRKTERGLAADILRRLEEEIDPRTLVGELRLGQQQLVEIARALLQDARVLIMDEPTSALSEPEVEVLFRLIRELTAHGVAVVYISHHLDEALAIADDVVVLRDGSLVATAAADDVDLGWIVRQMVGRDSESLFPDRDTVLGDELLTVSDLVVPDPTNADRLAIDGLSVRVRAGEIVGLYGLMGAGRTELLEALAGRIPIQSGSVELGGEPVTSHDGIRDRIARGLMLVPEDRQRDGLVQTMTVGENLSLAGLLAFVKRAFLNRGSEDTAVARTIKDVTVKTSSPKSPIGALSGGNQQKVVIGKALLTDPRVLLLDEPSRGVDVGAKADVFALMAEQAQRGLAVLFTTSEAEEALHIPDRLLVLARGRIVGEFKRGALTREDLMAASGGSVPSKKTGEAS from the coding sequence GTGACCGCCGTGCTCAGCGCGTCCGAGATCACGAAGGTCTTCGGCGGCACGCACGCGCTCAAGGGCGTCGACTTCGAGGCGCACCCCGGCCGGGTGACCGCGCTGTTCGGGGAGAACGGCGCGGGCAAGTCCACGCTGATGAAGATCCTGGCCGGGATCGAGTCGCCGACCACCGGTCACATCGCGGTCGACGGCGAGCCGGTCGTGTTCGGCTCGGCGCGACAGGCTGCCGACACCGGGATCGTCATCATCCACCAGGAGCTCAGCCTCTGCGCGAACCTGTCGATCGAGGACAACCTGTTCCTCGGCCGGGAGCGGGTCACCGCGGCCGGTGCGGTCGACCGGAAGACGGAGCGCGGGCTCGCCGCGGACATCCTGCGGCGCCTGGAGGAGGAGATCGATCCCCGGACGCTCGTCGGCGAGCTACGGCTGGGCCAGCAGCAGCTGGTCGAGATCGCCCGCGCGCTGCTCCAGGACGCCCGGGTCCTGATCATGGACGAGCCGACCTCCGCGCTCTCCGAGCCCGAGGTCGAGGTCCTGTTCCGGCTGATCCGCGAACTGACCGCGCACGGCGTCGCGGTCGTCTACATCTCCCACCACCTCGACGAGGCGCTGGCGATCGCCGACGACGTCGTCGTGCTGCGGGACGGTTCGCTGGTCGCCACCGCCGCGGCGGACGACGTCGACCTGGGCTGGATCGTCCGTCAGATGGTCGGCCGGGACTCCGAATCGCTCTTCCCGGACCGGGACACGGTGCTCGGCGACGAGCTGCTCACGGTGTCCGACCTGGTCGTGCCCGACCCGACCAACGCCGACCGGCTCGCGATCGACGGGTTGTCGGTGCGCGTCCGGGCCGGGGAGATCGTCGGGCTCTACGGGCTGATGGGCGCCGGGCGCACCGAGCTGCTCGAGGCGCTCGCCGGGCGGATCCCGATCCAGTCCGGCTCGGTGGAGCTGGGCGGCGAGCCGGTGACCAGTCACGACGGCATCCGCGACCGGATCGCCCGCGGGCTGATGCTGGTGCCCGAGGACCGCCAGCGCGACGGGCTCGTCCAGACGATGACCGTGGGGGAGAACCTCTCGCTCGCCGGCCTGCTCGCGTTCGTCAAGCGGGCCTTCCTCAACCGCGGCAGCGAGGACACCGCGGTCGCGCGCACGATCAAGGACGTCACGGTCAAGACCAGCAGCCCCAAGTCGCCGATCGGCGCGCTGTCCGGCGGCAACCAGCAGAAGGTCGTCATCGGCAAGGCGCTGCTCACCGACCCGCGGGTGCTGCTGCTCGACGAGCCGAGCCGCGGCGTCGACGTCGGTGCCAAGGCCGACGTGTTCGCGCTGATGGCCGAGCAGGCCCAGCGGGGCCTGGCCGTGCTGTTCACCACCTCCGAGGCGGAGGAGGCACTGCACATCCCGGATCGGCTGCTGGTACTGGCCCGCGGCCGGATCGTCGGCGAGTTCAAGCGCGGTGCCCTGACCCGCGAGGACCTGATGGCCGCTTCGGGCGGCAGTGTTCCGTCGAAGAAGACCGGAGAAGCGTCATGA
- a CDS encoding ABC transporter permease, with amino-acid sequence MSTATAQPPTTERREAAAEAAAQAHRLRLLNVAFEARAFIALAVLIIVFSLLSDTFLTVTNVITMTKHVAINGILALGMLLVILKGGIDLSVGSIVGLSGVVAGELLGGVKLFGVIAYPPVWVTILVAIAVGTMVGAINGILVTRFNVAPFIATLGMLYVARGAALLISDGETYPNLGGDPELGNTGFDFLGTGKLLGIPVSIYLLALLAIVITVLIRKAPFGRWLYATGGNERAAELSGVPVRRVKARVYMISGACAALSGLIIASELTSAAPQAGETFELNAIAAVVIGGAALSGGRGNVRGTLVGAFVIGFLADGLVNLGVSTFWQILIKGAVIVLAVVLDQGQQRFQKRGAAAAAAAETVPTPAKTP; translated from the coding sequence ATGAGCACCGCGACCGCTCAACCCCCGACGACCGAACGCCGCGAAGCGGCGGCCGAGGCGGCCGCCCAGGCGCATCGGCTGCGCCTGCTGAACGTGGCGTTCGAGGCGCGCGCGTTCATCGCGCTCGCGGTGCTGATCATCGTGTTCAGCCTGCTGTCGGACACGTTCCTCACGGTCACGAACGTGATCACGATGACCAAGCACGTCGCGATCAACGGCATCCTCGCGCTCGGCATGCTGCTGGTGATCCTGAAGGGCGGCATCGACCTGTCGGTCGGCTCGATCGTGGGCCTGTCCGGGGTCGTCGCCGGTGAGCTGCTCGGCGGCGTGAAGCTGTTCGGCGTCATCGCCTACCCGCCGGTCTGGGTGACGATCCTGGTCGCGATCGCGGTCGGGACGATGGTCGGTGCGATCAACGGCATCCTCGTGACGCGATTCAACGTCGCGCCGTTCATCGCGACGCTCGGCATGTTGTACGTCGCCAGAGGCGCGGCGCTGCTGATCTCCGACGGCGAGACGTACCCGAACCTCGGCGGCGACCCCGAGCTCGGCAACACCGGCTTCGACTTCCTCGGCACCGGCAAGCTGCTCGGCATCCCGGTCTCGATCTACCTGCTGGCGCTCCTGGCGATCGTGATCACGGTGCTGATCCGCAAGGCGCCGTTCGGCCGGTGGCTCTACGCGACCGGCGGCAACGAGCGGGCGGCCGAGCTGTCCGGCGTGCCGGTGCGGCGGGTCAAGGCGCGCGTCTACATGATCTCCGGCGCCTGCGCGGCGCTGTCCGGGCTGATCATCGCGTCCGAGCTGACGTCGGCCGCGCCGCAGGCCGGTGAGACGTTCGAGCTGAACGCGATCGCCGCGGTCGTCATCGGCGGCGCGGCGCTCTCCGGCGGCCGCGGCAACGTGCGCGGCACCCTCGTCGGCGCGTTCGTCATCGGCTTCCTCGCCGACGGCCTGGTCAACCTCGGCGTCTCGACGTTCTGGCAGATCTTGATCAAGGGCGCGGTGATCGTGCTGGCCGTTGTCCTCGACCAGGGCCAGCAGCGGTTCCAGAAGCGCGGAGCCGCCGCAGCGGCGGCCGCCGAGACGGTACCGACGCCGGCCAAGACCCCCTGA
- a CDS encoding D-ribose ABC transporter substrate-binding protein, producing the protein MFRLRRLAAAGLALSLGVFALAGCGGDDSDSASSDSSGDAGGLIAIITPSPDNPFFKAEADAAAAKAKELGYETSVASHDDDPNKQSELIDAAISRKAKAIILDNAGADASIGPVTKAKDAGIPVFLIDREINKTGVATAQIVSNNAQGAQLAAQEFVKGMKSKGNYVELTGKESDTNAGVRSKGYADVISQYPAMKRVAQVSANWDQQEAFTKMETIIQKNKDIQGVIAGNDTMALGAVAALKGAGLLDKVVVVGFDGSPDAIAAIKAGEMLATALQPAALAAEQAVEQADKTIKDGKSGQPEKQSIDCEIVTKANADEFGVFARKS; encoded by the coding sequence ATGTTCAGACTGCGCCGTTTAGCCGCGGCCGGCCTCGCCCTCTCGCTCGGCGTGTTCGCGCTCGCCGGCTGCGGAGGCGACGACAGCGACTCGGCCAGTAGTGACTCTTCCGGCGACGCCGGTGGCCTGATCGCGATCATCACGCCGTCGCCGGACAACCCGTTCTTCAAGGCCGAGGCCGACGCCGCGGCCGCGAAGGCCAAGGAACTCGGCTACGAGACGTCGGTGGCCTCCCACGACGACGACCCGAACAAGCAGAGCGAGCTGATCGACGCCGCGATCTCCCGCAAGGCGAAGGCGATCATCCTCGACAACGCCGGCGCCGACGCGTCGATCGGCCCGGTCACCAAGGCCAAGGACGCCGGTATCCCGGTCTTCCTGATCGACCGGGAGATCAACAAGACCGGCGTGGCGACCGCCCAGATCGTCTCGAACAACGCCCAGGGTGCCCAGCTGGCGGCCCAGGAGTTCGTCAAGGGCATGAAGAGCAAGGGCAACTACGTCGAGCTGACCGGTAAGGAGTCCGACACCAACGCGGGCGTCCGCTCGAAGGGCTACGCCGACGTCATCTCGCAGTACCCGGCGATGAAGCGGGTCGCCCAGGTGAGCGCCAACTGGGATCAGCAGGAGGCGTTCACCAAGATGGAGACGATTATCCAGAAGAACAAGGACATCCAGGGTGTGATCGCCGGTAACGACACGATGGCGCTCGGCGCGGTCGCGGCGCTGAAGGGCGCGGGCCTGCTGGACAAGGTCGTCGTCGTCGGGTTCGACGGCAGCCCGGACGCGATCGCGGCGATCAAGGCCGGCGAGATGCTGGCGACCGCTCTCCAGCCGGCGGCGCTGGCCGCGGAGCAGGCCGTGGAGCAGGCCGACAAGACGATCAAGGACGGCAAGTCCGGCCAGCCGGAGAAGCAGTCGATCGACTGCGAGATCGTCACGAAGGCCAACGCCGACGAGTTCGGCGTCTTCGCCCGCAAGTCCTGA